The Psychrobacillus sp. FSL K6-4046 DNA window AGGCGGATACTCTTTACTTTCGTCCCGATTTTTAGCGTGGAAGAGCTCCCTTTTACTTTTAAATCTTTAATAACTGTAACAGAGTCTCCATCCTCGAGGATATTCCCGTTAGAGTCCTTCACCACCAACTCTTCTGCTGTATCTCCTACTTCTTCTGTTAAGGACCATTCATGAGCACATTCAGGACAAACTAAAAGAGAGCCATCTTCATATGTATATTCGGAATTGCATTTTGGGCATTTCGGCAATGCTGTCGTCATTTTATTACCTCCAATTTACCTCATTTTAATACAGGACTCTATGCCCTTCAACTCATTTCTATCCCCGATAGGTTTATTCAAATTTCTTTGTGGGTAATCATTTATTAACCTTCCTAATTAAAATATATTCAAAAATACCGTGAGAGGAGGAATAAACATGGCTGAAGAAGAAAAACGCGTAGAAGTACATCGTGAAGAACGAACTGATTCTGGGATGGTAGGAGCAACCTTCATCAAGTATGCTGCTTACCTAATAATATTCTTTGGTATCCTTTGGTTCCTAATCTCTTACGTATTCCCAATGTTTTAATTGGTGACTAAATCCACGTCTGACCACATGCAGACGTGGATTTTCCCTTTTTAAAAAGAAGCCCTATTCTGGGGCTTCTTTTTTTGTTATTCTGTTTCTGGGAAAAATGCTTGCTCGGTCCATACGTCGACTAATACTGGTCCTTTAGTTTGGAGCGCTTTGCTTAATATTTCTTCTAAGTGTTCATCCGTTTCCACACGGAACCCTTTCCAACCACAGGCCTCGGCCACTTGAACGAAATTTGGGTTAGTCAGTTGTGTCCCTAACTCTTCATTGCCAGCAGCTTGAATCTTATCGCTTTCCATTTGAAGTGCTCCATTATTAAAAATTACTACCGTGATATCCAGACCATAACGAGTAGCAGTCAATAAATCAGCTAACGTCATTTCTATACCACCGTCTCCCACCACGGCTACCACTTGTTTTTCTGGTTGCTCTAACTTTGCTGCAATTGCTGCAGGAAGCCCAAATCCCATGGAACGCCAATACCCTGAAAAGAGAACCTTTTGGTTTGTTTGACGGAAGTTCCTATTCATCCACACTGTTACGTCTCCTGTGTCTAAAGCAATGATTGCATCGTCTGCTATCGTATTTTCTAGTCCTCTTGCTATTCGTGATGGATGAACGGGAGATCCTTGTATTTGACCTTCCTGTTCGTTTTGATATGCCCATTTCTCTTTTACTGCCTCTATACGATTAAGCCACTCTTCATTCTTCTGTTTACCCTTCATGCTTTCCAGTAGAAGAGGAATAATCTGCTCAGTTTTACCCTTAATCCCATAATCAGCTGCCACTCGTTTCTTGGCATGCTCTAAATGAAGGTCAATATGGATAATAGTCGCACCCTCTGGTACATATCCCTCCGGCCACCATGTTGCTCCTGCTATTAGAACTACATCCGCATCTTTAAATACATTTGGGGCATGGGGATTCCCTCCCTCACCAATCCCTTGGATGAGATGAGGTGTAGCATCCTCAAAAATCCCTTTGCCGCCTAGACTTAATAAAATTCCTGCTCCCCAAATAGTAGCCAGCTCTGCTATATCTTCTGCTGCCCCTCTTGCTCCTGCACCAGCCAAAATCATTGGTTGACGTGCCTGCTTCATCACTCCCGCAACCTCTTCTAAATCATTTAGTTCAAAGGTGCCTGTTCCCTCTAATACTTTCGGTAGTTGTCTAGCCTTTACAGTAGTCTCTTTTTCAAATAAATTTTTAGGCACCGATATGTGAGTCACTGTTCTCTGCTGTAGAGAAATTTCGGCTGCCTTCTGAAGCAAATCAACAATGGCATTCTCACTATTTAAGTTTGCAGAGTATGCTGCAAATGGCTTAAAAAGCTCCTGCTGATCGACATATTGCTGAAAGTCTGTCCCCATTTCTTTTTGTTCGGCTTGACCCGTTAACGCTAATACAGGGGCCTTGTCTGAATATGCATCACCTAGACCATTTAAAAGATTGGCTGCACCTGGGCCCATTGTAGAAGTACATACTGCTAGTCTACCTGTCAGCTTTGCTTCCGCCGAAGCCATGAATGCTGCTACAGACTCATGCTTTACAGCAATAAATTGGATTTTATCCTGTTTGGCCATTGCGTCTAAAAGCCCAATAATAGTATCACCAGTCACCCCGTAAATTCGCTTAACCCCTAAAAGGGATAGCTGGTCTAATATAACCTCTGCGACATTTTTATTCATATTAATCCTCTCCTTTAAACAGAGTGTGTTACCTGTTAAATTCCCTTATACAAATGGATTAAACAAATAACCTCAAGAAGAGGTTGCTAGGCAAACAAGGACCCCTCTTTATATGAAATATGCTATATTAACTCTATCAATAGGAAGGTAGGGAACAGTCATGAAAATTGAAGTATGGTCGGATTTTGTTTGTCCATTTTGTTATATTGGAAAGCGTCGTTTAGAGCAGGCTTTAGAGGAGTTTGATCAAAAAGACAAGGTAGAAGTTAGCTTTAAAAGTTTTGAGCTACAGCCTCATCTACCAAGCGATAAAAGTGTAACTGTTCATGAAATGCTTGCTAAAAAGATGAATATGTCCCCTGAGCAGGCAAAGGCAATGAATGAGCAGGTCATTGCTAATGCAGCAACAGTAGGATTGGCATACCAATTTGACGAAATGAAACAAACAAATACATTAGACGCACATCGCTTAGTGAAATATGCAGAGTCGGTAGGAAAAGGTGGCGAATTAACAGAACGTCTTTTAAGCGCTCACTTCTTAGAATCTCAATTCCTAGGTGAGCACGAAACTCTTTTAGACTTAGCTACCGAAGTAGGATTAAATCGTGAGGAAGCAAGCAAAGTTTTATCAAGCTCCGATTATTTAGAAGAAGTCCGAATGGATCAGCAAGAAGGTCAGCAGCTCGGTGTTCAAGGAGTGCCTTTCTTTGTTTTCAACAGAAAATATGCCATTTCTGGAGCGCAGCCACACGAAGCCTTCGTCCAAACATTGAAGAAAGTTTGGGAGGAAGAAAATCAAACCGCTCCTCTTCAACATATTCAAACTGATTCAGATGCAACTTGTACAGATGATGGTTGTGAAATTACGGAGAAAAACCAAGAAGTTTAAAAATAGAGGCTATCGTGATATGTCGCGATAATCTCTATCCATATATATAACAAAAGGCCATTACTGACTAGCTCTCAGCAATGGCCTTTTGTTATTTCATTTCTAATAATGCCTTATAGATTTCATTTATAGTCGGTAGCCTTAAGGTTTTACGATTACTGTAAATGCTAACAAGCTCCTTTTGAATTATCTCTCTCGCAAACTGTTCACGATCATTAGACTTGAACATTTGGCGTAATAATTTAGGGATTTTGTATTTCGATTTAAATATATCCAAAAGATTTTGAAGTTCTTTTTCGTTCAATAAATGGTTGTATACATGTTGCTCGAGCTGCACCTCGAATAAATCTAGCATCTCTTTTGCATCGTCTTCAATAAAACGATTTAAAATCTTACTTGCAATTTTAGATGTGACGATACTACCAATGATTAAACCAACTATACCGCCTATTAGGGCCCCAGTGCTTGTACTCCCCCATGGAATTAGAGCACCTATGGCTGCACCGATTGCCATACCTCCTATACTACCTGCCACATTTGCAGCTGTTTTCGTGATGTTTTTAAACAGCTGCGTTTTAGACATCTCACCTTTTATAGCTCGGGAAATGTCTAAGGTAGAAAGCATACCAGTTACTAATGCGCCGGTAACCACGTTAGCATTTAGTAATAGAATAGTTTTTTTAGCTGCTAATGAGCCAATCATAGCCTTATGAGTAAACTTTCCAGCAGCTTTCTTTGCTACAACCTTGGCTCCATTTTTTCGAATAGCCCCCCTGACGCCACTCCCTAACTCAAAAGCGTCATCTAGTTCAATATCCTGCATGTCATTTGACAGCACCTCATCTACTACTGCTTCTCCCACTATATTTAACCCAGTGAACACCGCATTTTCTACCGCTTCCTCACGAGTGGCTCCGTTCCATGTACTTTGCGCAAAAGCAACAGCTGCACTCATTCCTAATGACTCATTTAGAAGCTGAACTCGACCTGACTCCTCTAAGATTAGTCCGTCTACAAGACCAGCCTGGGCTATATAGCGAACTTGTTTATATGTAAAAGCACCTTGCTTCACTGTTTCTCTTGCAAGCTCTTCATTTTGTAAACGGTCTGTTAGTTGTGAAACCACATCATCATACTGGTCAGATGCGACTTCTAGTTTGATAGGACCTAATTGGTTCATGTACAATAGCTGATTGTCTAACAAACTTGCCTCTACTGTTTCTTCTACGGAAGAGCAATAAATATTTTGTAAAAAGTGCTCATTCTTAATGTATTCCATGTTTTTCACGTTCATCTTGCCTCCACTGGTTTCTTCTAATAAATAAGGAAACCATATAACTCATAAGTTGTATAGTAAAAAAGATATAACAACATTAATTTGTCACACGTTTGGTGAAATCCTTAATATGGGGATAACTTTCAGAAGTATTTTATAATAGGGATAACTATGTGTATAAGTGCATAACTTTTTAGAAATTATCTACATTCTCTCAAAAAAGATGTTATAAATTTTTGAATATGTGTGTAACTTTGTGGAGAAAGTCTAATTTTTACTATAATGAGCTGCTACATATTTTCTTTTGGGGAGAAGCTGTTTATAAGTTTGTTTTTCTTTTTAAAGATAGAACACCTTTTAGATAAGACAAAAGCTTTCCATTTTAAAGTTTTCTTTAGTATCTTTAATTTACTAGTTATCTTTTTTAAACTGTAAACTTGGAGAGGTGACGATAATTGCAAAACTATAGAATAGACCAAAGCAAAGGCTTAGAGTTTGGCCTTTATACACTAGGGGACCATATTCCTAATCCCCATACTGGTGAACGTATTTCTTCCGCTCAGCGACTTAACGAAATAATAGAGCTAGCCAAATTAGCCGAGCAGGCAGGGCTAGATTTTTTTAGCGTAGGGGAAAGTCATCAGGAGTACTTTACTACACAAGCTCATTCCGTTGTTTTGGCTGCTATAGCACAAGCCACGGACACACTTAAAATTGCGAGCTCTTCTACGATCATAAGTACCTCTGACCCAGTACGGGTTTATGAGGATTTTGCTACAATTGATTTAATCTCCAAAGGTCGCACAGAGATCATTGCTGGCAGGGCTTCCCGAGTTGGTCTTTTCGATTTATTGGGCTATAACGTAAGAGATTATGAAGAGCTCTTTGAAGAAAAATTTGAGCTGCTCCTTCAAATTAATAAAGAAGAGATCATAAACTGGAGCGGTGAATTTCGTGCTCCATTAAGGGATGCACAGGTTATCCCTCGCCCACAAAACGGTTCTTTACCAATTTGGCGAGCTGTTGGTGGAC harbors:
- a CDS encoding thiamine pyrophosphate-binding protein, yielding MNKNVAEVILDQLSLLGVKRIYGVTGDTIIGLLDAMAKQDKIQFIAVKHESVAAFMASAEAKLTGRLAVCTSTMGPGAANLLNGLGDAYSDKAPVLALTGQAEQKEMGTDFQQYVDQQELFKPFAAYSANLNSENAIVDLLQKAAEISLQQRTVTHISVPKNLFEKETTVKARQLPKVLEGTGTFELNDLEEVAGVMKQARQPMILAGAGARGAAEDIAELATIWGAGILLSLGGKGIFEDATPHLIQGIGEGGNPHAPNVFKDADVVLIAGATWWPEGYVPEGATIIHIDLHLEHAKKRVAADYGIKGKTEQIIPLLLESMKGKQKNEEWLNRIEAVKEKWAYQNEQEGQIQGSPVHPSRIARGLENTIADDAIIALDTGDVTVWMNRNFRQTNQKVLFSGYWRSMGFGLPAAIAAKLEQPEKQVVAVVGDGGIEMTLADLLTATRYGLDITVVIFNNGALQMESDKIQAAGNEELGTQLTNPNFVQVAEACGWKGFRVETDEHLEEILSKALQTKGPVLVDVWTEQAFFPETE
- a CDS encoding zinc ribbon domain-containing protein YjdM; amino-acid sequence: MTTALPKCPKCNSEYTYEDGSLLVCPECAHEWSLTEEVGDTAEELVVKDSNGNILEDGDSVTVIKDLKVKGSSSTLKIGTKVKSIRLVDGDHNIDCKIDGFGAMKLKSEFVKKS
- a CDS encoding DsbA family oxidoreductase; amino-acid sequence: MKIEVWSDFVCPFCYIGKRRLEQALEEFDQKDKVEVSFKSFELQPHLPSDKSVTVHEMLAKKMNMSPEQAKAMNEQVIANAATVGLAYQFDEMKQTNTLDAHRLVKYAESVGKGGELTERLLSAHFLESQFLGEHETLLDLATEVGLNREEASKVLSSSDYLEEVRMDQQEGQQLGVQGVPFFVFNRKYAISGAQPHEAFVQTLKKVWEEENQTAPLQHIQTDSDATCTDDGCEITEKNQEV
- a CDS encoding LLM class flavin-dependent oxidoreductase gives rise to the protein MQNYRIDQSKGLEFGLYTLGDHIPNPHTGERISSAQRLNEIIELAKLAEQAGLDFFSVGESHQEYFTTQAHSVVLAAIAQATDTLKIASSSTIISTSDPVRVYEDFATIDLISKGRTEIIAGRASRVGLFDLLGYNVRDYEELFEEKFELLLQINKEEIINWSGEFRAPLRDAQVIPRPQNGSLPIWRAVGGRPESAIKAGHAGVPMFIATLGGPATSFKVSIDAYRNAAKESGFNPEALPVATAGFFYAAETTQLAQQEIYPYLNHGLQLINGHGYPKHQFMQGADPHDVMNIGSPQQIIEKILYQHEVFGHQRYIAQMDFGGVPFESLVKNLELIGNEILPAIKKYTRK